TTACACATAGGGCATATAAGAAAAGAGCTGCAAGATAGACCATCGAAAGCAAACTGAAGTTCCATAGGAAGCCAAGAAAAAAGCAACAGTAACACACAAAATCATTGTTAGAACGAATCTGGGACCATATGTAACGGAAGATTCTTCCTATCTGTGGGCTTGCAGCTTCAGATATGGTCTTCTCACTTCCAGATTGTAGGGACGTTGTTCGATCCAAACGCTCAACCCTTATATTCTGGCTCTGTAACCTTATATTCTGGCTCTCTATCTCATCATACAGACCATCCTCTGCAGAGGAGTAGTAGTCATTAGAATCTGAATCTTCTTGGGCTATGTTCAAGAAGCTCACAAGGTTGGTCACTGCCTGATTTCCAAATGATTGTACTCGAGAAACACCATTACCAATGAGCTGAACTGCAGATTTTAATGGGTTGCCCTTCGCTTGGCCTTTTCCCTTCTGTCTTCTGCCTAAATCCAAAAATGCACTATTAGCACCCTTTTCTTCAAGTTCAGTGATTTCATCCATTGAATTTTGAGCAGACTCAGCTGCTCTAGAGCTTTCAGTTTTTATACTTCTAGGAGAATCATGCATTTCAAAATGGAATAGTGAGTCTGTGCTGTTATTCAGATCCTGCCTCCTGATAAAACTTTCTTCATTCTCTGGGGTTGCAGTCCCTCTATTTGAGCTTAGAGAAGAAGTTCTCCTTCTTCTGAGGCCCTCATTTCCAGGACCAGCATTATCATAGTTTCCAGTGGAGTTTAAACTGTGAAGCTGGATTTGCAGGTTGAGCATCTCAGACTTCATCTTCTCCACTTGCAAGTTGCGCTGGTGTTTTTGTTCCTCACACTTACGAATATGCTGCAACTGTGCTGTCTTCCATGCtgctttcttctcttgttcACGGACTAAGGCCCCAATCTGCTCCGCTTCAAGGTATCTTGATACATAATCAAATTCCTGGGAAGCAAACATGTATGATTGCAGAGATACCAGCATAAAAATGACAATCTCAACTAGTGCAGATCTTGAAGTTATCCGAAACCCATAATCATATTTGTGAAATCCAATGACCTCATATACGTAATCAATTGTTTCACACTTCCCAGCACTGAAGTCCCCCAGAAAAGGAGATTGATAGGCTAGGGAAAGAACAATAAGAGCAAAATTGTACATTCGCAAGaacttgaagattttattcttcttcttcagtatCTCAAGTCTCAATCGGAAAAATACGAGAGCAAAACCAAGGTAACCAAGGTGCAGAATGTCATACTCAAGAGTTCCAGTTATTAGAATTAAAGCAAGAACAAGATCCAATAAATGGCAATAGCAGTAAAGCCTCAGATAGTCTAGCAATGTCCATAGGCTTTTAGTTTCAAATGAGAGATCCCTCCAAACTGATGCATTCTTATGTTGAGATATCATTTGATGATATGTCCGTGAACCGGAGAAGCCATATAACTTATCAGAACGGAGTTTGAAACATGCAAGCATGAAAACCACATAATAGCTGATAAGCATTCGATGATCATCAACaataaaacctacaaaatcaGCACCAGATCTTATGTTAGAAGCTGGAcccaaggggaaaaaagaaaaaatatgtggATGGAAAGAGAAGGGGGGNNNNNNNNNNNNNNNNNNNNNNNNNNNNNNNNNNNNNNNNNNNNNNNNNNNNNNNNNNNNNNNNNNNNNNNNNNNNNNNNNNNNNNNNNNNNNNNNNNNNNNNNNNNNNNNNNNNNNNNNNNNNNNNNNNNNNNNNNNNNNNNNNNNNNNNNNNNNNNNNNNNNNNNNNNNNNNNNNNNNNNNNNNNNNNNNNNNNNNNNNNNNNNNNNNNNNNNNNNNNNNNNNNNNNNNNNNNNNNNNNNNNNNNNNNNNNNNNNNNNNNNNNNNNNNNNNNNNNNNNNNNNNNNNNNNNNNNNNNNNNNNNNNNNNNNNNNNNNNNNNNNNNNNNNNNNNNNNNNNNNNNNNNNNNNNNNNNNNNNNNNNNNNNNNNNNNNNNNNNNNNNNNNNNNNNNNNNNNNNNNNNNNNNNNNNNNNNNNNNNNNNNNNNNNNNNNNNNNNNNNNNNNNNNNNNNNNNNNNNNNNNNNNNNNNNNNNNNNNNNNNNNNNNNNNNNNNNNNNNNNNNNNNNNNNNNNNNNNNNNNNNNNNNNNNNNNNNNNNNNNNNNNNNNNNNNNNNNNNNNNNNNNNNNNNNNNNNNNNNNNNNNNNNNNNNNNNNNNNNNNNNNNNNNNNNNNNNNNNNNNNNNNNNNNNNNNNNNNNNNNNNNNNNNNNNNNNNcctctgggacaactgcaaacgtgctggttctgcatctcggtttagttctaatccattattctttttctagcccgaaaagaataatcatttgtacgggtgaccaaacgaatgtgtacttttaattgaacacgtccatcttgctcagaatttcgtcctcttcgcaaccatgaaaagaaataggacctctttacgtgtaaaattgaagatatagcgtccgatagtccttaaggccttgaaaatataaaatctgcaaaaagagagtaaaacccaaggtagctccattctaaatatgtaaaatgcatgttttactatcctagatttcacacataaatgtgctcatcaggtgGTATTTAAAATCATTATGAATTTGAGTCAAAATATTATTCAAAGTCTGTACTTTGTCTTGTAGAGTCCTAGCTGAGTAGAAGTCTCAAATACGTATCTATTTATTACAAGTCAGTTTAAGATTGTTGGGGAGTCAGTTTTTTAATTCTATAATCTATATACAGATGCAATGACCTGTAGCATAACCCATGGCTTATGAGTAAAGTTTTCAGTGTTCTTAATCTGTGCTGCAGTGACAGATTCACAGTGTCACTGTGTGGATTGTTGCTTGGTGGATTCCAAGGGACTGATAAAGATGGATTCCTGTCTTCTGTCTTTCAGTATCATCTTCTAGTTTATTCTATCAGACTCTACAAGTCAGTTATCCATTCTCACTAAATTGTGGCACCCCTGTTTTCTAATCAGTTCAGATGTTTGATCTGTCATATCTCTCTGGTAGCTGATCAGATTTAcaccaaattttaaaatctgTGTTATTTTTATATACACACTGGAATATTGTTTTGGAAAATTTGAATCAGACCTTTGAATTTTCAAGTTCCAGCATTACTGCTCTGTTTTCCTATTTTCACTAGGGCTACTCTGCAGCCTTGTCTAGATCTTAGTTTGGGATATTCTGTAGACAGTTTCTTGTAACCAAGAGGATTACTCGACATGAATATCAGTGCCATTCTGGGTTCTATATTAAAGGTTATAAAATTCTCTAGTTCATATTTTCTCTGTGTTGGTGATTCTGTTCTGCAAATCTAGTTCTAGTGTGGGACTAGTTTTGCATTAAAACCCCTATTGATTGAATTTTTGCAGTGATGATCTGATCTGATTGACGTCTTGCTTGAGACATTTAATGGTGGGTGGTATGTGGTGGGCCAAACTCTTTACACATGAGCCACATATTTTGACATTCCATTTTAGATAGTAACTACTGTACAAGGCTCCTGTTTATTTGAAAAATCTGTAACATGGTGCTAGTCAATTTCAGTGGTTTAGTAACTTTAGTTGCTTTACtcatatttgttttgtttgttttcagAGAAAAGAATAGCAACGTATCTAAGTGCAATAGGGCTGAAATTTCTGTCTACATATCGCTCATGTGGAACTTACATTGCATTCCTCACCATTCTCATTACAGTATATCTGGTGACACCTAATTATATTTCTTTTGGGTACCTTTTCTTCCTTCTGTTCTGGATCATTGGGAGACAACTTGTGGAGAAGATGAGAAAGCGCCTATGGTTTCCCCTAAAAGTGTATGCAATTGTAGTGTTTATCTTCATTTATAGCTTGAGCATTTTCTCCAGCTTCGAGACATGGTTGTCTAGAATCATTAATCTCTATCCCAACTTGGGCTATAACCCACAAGCCTCATTATTGGAGAATGGTTGGGAATCCCTGGCTGTTTTAATTGTCATGCAACTTTATAGCTATGAAAGGAGACAGAGCAGGCACAATGGATTAGGTGATCCCCATCAATTGGAACATGGATCCTGCAGTTTTCTCAGAAGATTGTCAATTTGGCACGGTGATAAGATCTTATATCTTTCCTTGTTCTATGCATCGTTATCTCCAATCAGTGCATTTGGGTTTCTGTATCTTCTTGGCCTAGTCACCTGTTCAACTTTACCTAAAGTTTCTAGGGTTCCATCCAAGTTGTTCTTAATTTATACAGGAATCTTGGTATTAACTGAGTATCTTTTCCAGATGTGGGGTAAACTGGCTGAGATGTGTCCTGGTCAAAGGCACTCTACTTTGTCCCTTTTTCTGGGTTTTCAGCTACTTAAGCCTGGATTTTGGGGTCTGGAATCGGGATTGAGAGGGAAAGTTCTTGTGATAGTTGCTTGTACCCTTCAGTATAATGTCTTCCGTTGGCTAGAAAGGATGCCAAGCACTCTTGTAAATATAGGGAAATGGGAAGAGCCTTGCCCACTTTTCATCTCAAATGAAGACAAGCCACCAGATATTTCTGTTTATACCGAGGAAAGTAGCCCATCAAAGTCATCTCCAAAACGAAGGGCTGTAACAAGCAATTCATGGCCATCTTTGAGCTCTGGTATGTTTCAAGGACATCCTCCTGTGTCCTCTGAAACAGAGCCACAAGGTAGTGGCACCAGAAAATATTCATTTGAGTATATCTGGGGAAGTTCTAGAGAAAGTAATAAGTGGAATAAGAAGCGGATTCTTGCCTTGAGAAAGGAGAGGTTTGACATGCAGAAGGAtactttaaaaatatatttgaagTTTTGGATAGAGAACTTATTCAACCTCTTCGGCCTTGAGATTAACATGATTGCTTTGCTTCTTGTGAGCTTTGCTGTACTGAATGCCATCTCCATATTATATATTGTGTCCCTTGCAGCCTGTATCCTTTTGGACCGGCGTGTTATCCGTAAATTCTGGTCCATATTTGTTTTCTCATTTGCTACTGTTCTGACTCTTGAATACTTGGTTATATGGAAGAATCTAGTGCCTTGGAATCATGATGTTCCTAGTGAGACAAACATGCATTGTCATGACTGCTGGTTGTGCTGGAGAAGTTCGAAGCTTTATTTCAACTACTGCAAGAACTGTTGGTTAGGTATTTCTCTCTTTGTTAGAGAACTATCCTAATATGCAATGTgtacttttctttccatttttcatgtacAGTCGTTGACTTGATTCAGATCATGTTTGCTAATGTTAATTAGTCATGAATCCTCAAAATCCAGAAAATTTTTggatattaaaaataaataaataaataaaacctcaGAGTTAATCATCTACATGGGTATACTTTTCCTTGATGCACCAATCGGGTGGATGTTTGGCTTGATCAGATTTCAAGAAGTCTTAGGTGAGGCTTGTTTCTAGTTTACAGTTATTCAACAGATTCATAGTACCCTGCTGAGTACTTCTTATTGATCTAAATGGGCAGTCTGGCAGATCTGAGTCTCCGATATTGATATAGGGCTTAATGCGCCtcctacccccccccccttctctttccatccacatattttttcttttttccccttgggTCCAGCTTCTAACATAAGATCTGGTGCtgattttgtaggttttattGTTGATGATCATCGAATGCTTATCAGCTATTATGTGGTTTTCATGCTTGCATGTTTCAAACTCCGTTCTGATAAGTTATATGGCTTCTCCGGTTCACGGACATATCATCAAATGATATCTCAACATAAGAATGCATCAGTTTGGAGGGATCTCTCATTTGAAACTAAAAGCCTATGGACATTGCTAGACTATCTGAGGCTTTACTGCTATTGCCATTTATTGGATCTTGTTCTTGCTTTAATTCTAATAACTGGAACTCTTGAGTATGACATTCTGCACCTTGGTTACCTTGGTTTTGCTCTCGTATTTTTCCGATTGAGACTTGAGatactgaagaagaagaataaaatcttcaagttCTTGCGAATGTACAATTTTGCTCTTATTGTTCTTTCCCTAGCCTATCAATCTCCTTTTCTGGGGGACTTCAGTGCTGGGAAGTGTGAAACAATTGATTACGTATATGAGGTCATTGGATTTCACAAATATGATTATGGGTTTCGGATAACTTCAAGATCTGCACTAGTTGAGATTGTCATTTTTATGCTGGTATCTCTGCAATCATACATGTTTGCTTCCCAGGAATTTGATTATGTATCAAGATACCTTGAAGCGGAGCAGATTGGGGCCTTAGTCCGTgaacaagagaagaaagcaGCATGGAAGACAGCACAGTTGCAGCATATTCGTAAGTGTGAGGAACAAAAACACCAGCGCAACTTGCAAGTGGAGAAGATGAAGTCTGAGATGCTCAACCTGCAAATCCAGCTTCACAGTTTAAACTCCACTGGAAACTATGATAATGCTGGTCCTGGAAATGAGGGCCTCAGAAGAAGGAGAACTTCTTCTCTAAGCTCAAATAGAGGGACTGCAACCCCAGAGAATGAAGAAGGTTTTATCAGGAGGCAGGATCTGAATAACAGCACAGACTCACTATTCCATTTTGAAATGCATGATTCTCCTAGAAGTATAAAAACTGAAAGCTCTAGAGCAGCTGAGTCTGCTCAAAATTCAATGGATGAAATCACTGAACTTGAAGAAAAGGGTGCTAATAGTGCATTTTTGGATTTAGGcagaagagagaagggaaaaggccAAGCGAAGGGCAACCCATTAAAATCTGCAGTTCAGCTCATTGGTAATGGTGTTTCTCGAGTACAATCATTTGGAAATCAGGCAGTGACCAACCTTGTGAGCTTCTTGAACATAGCCCAAGAAGATTCAGATTCTAATGACTACTACTCCTCTGCAGAGGATGGTCTGTATGATGAGATAGAGAGCCAGAATATAAGGTTACAGAGCCAGAATATAAGGGTTGAGCGTTTGGATCGAACAATGTCCCTACAATCTGGAAGTGAGAAGACCATATCTGAAGCTGCAAGCCCACAAATAGGAAGAATCTTCCGTTACATATGGTCCCAGATTCGTTCTAACAATGATTTTGTGTGTTACTGTTGCTTTTTTCTTGGCTTCCTATGGAACTTCAGTTTGCTTTCGATGGTCTATCTTGCAGCTCTTTTCTTATATGCCCTATGTGTAAATACTGGCCCAAGttatattttttggattattatGCTAATCTACACAGAAGTCTATATCTTGCTTCAATACCTGTATCAAATCATCATCCAACACTGTGGGTTGACCATCGAGTGGAGCCTGCTGCAGAAATTAGGATTTCCATGTCATAAAATTACATCATCTTTTGTTGTCGGCACTTGGCCTCTCTTTTTGGTATATTTATTAACCCTCCTGCAGAGCTCAATAACTGCAAAAGATGGTGAATGGATGTCAGTTACAGAACTTAAATCTTTTAAGAGGAGAGTCCTTTACCAGGAAGAGGTTCTTGTGAGTTCTGGTTGGAGTGGTAGAGTTCAGCGGTTGCTTTTACCAGTAAAAAATGTCACAAGAATGATCATACGAATCTTATGTAGATATTGGAAATCACTGACACAAGGAGCAGAATCTCCTCCTTATTTTGTGCAGCTTTCAATGGAAGTTAAATCGTGGCCAGATGATGGGATTCAGCCACAGAGGGTTGAATCAGCAGTAACCAAGTTACTTAAGAATGTTCATGATGAGAGATGCAAGGAAAAGAACCCTAATTCTCTCCATTCTGCAAGCAGGGTTCGTGTTCAAAGCATTGAAAGAAGTCAAGAAGACCCAAACGTGGCCCTGGCTGTTTTTGAGGTGGTATATGCTTCCCCTTTGACAGACTGTCCCCCAAAGGAGTGGTATAAGTCTCTAACTCCTGCAGCCGATGTAGCAAAGGAAATTCTTACAGCTCAACATCTAGGGCTTGTTGAGGAGATAGGATTCCCTTACCCTATACTCTCTGTGATTGGCAGTGGAAAAAGAGAGATTGATCTTTATGCCTACATATTTGGTGCAGATTTGACAGTCTTCTTTTTGGTTGCCATTTTCTATCAATCTGTCATTAAACATAACAGCCAATTTCTTGAGGTGTATCAGCTTGAGGATCAATTCCCAAAAGAGTTTGTGTTTATATTGATGGTAAACGTCTTTTCTTTCAATCCTTTAATGTTTCTATACCATATCATTTTGAATTGGATGTGACATTAATATTATTTCTAATTTACGACATTCATAGCTGGCAACTTAACAAATTAAACCATGTTTCTGCTTAGTCAACTTTCTGGGGGCATACAGTATTGGAGTGCTGCGTTTACTAGGCTAAGTTAAAAAGAGTTTTGATTCTGTGAACCTCTTCTGAGTGGGTCCATGGTTCATTTACTGTGGTTATTGTGTAAATAATTTACAATTGTGGAACATTTAGTAATTTAACCATCACctaattaaaataggatggatgaagtggagaagtgcttctggagtgttgtgtgatcgatgtattcctgtaaaactaaaaaggaaaattttataagacaATCATAtgaccggctatgatgaatGTTGCAGAATGTTGGCAGTTAAACATCATATGGATAAACTCAGTGTAGCtgagatgatgatgttgagatAAATGTGTTGTAAAACCAGGTAGGATAAAGTAACGAATGATCAAGTTAAAAGTGAGTTgggagtagctccgatacatgataagctaggagaaagtcatttgagatggCATTGCCATGTACAACAGAGGCCTTCAGACGCTCTAatacggaggagtgatttgattcaaattgaaggagttaaaagagCCAGGAGAAGACCTAAGATGACTCTGGGAGAAGTGGTGTGGAAAGACATGCAtacttaggccttgtatcatgCGTGACTTTGAATATAGCTGATTGGAGGATAAGGATCCATGTCGCCGACCCCagttagttgggataaggctgagtagttGTTGTTTTCGCTAGTTGTATTGGCCAGTTGAAGTTGTAACATTTGTGTGTGAGTTGATTATCTGCATAAATCATTGTAGTTAGATAAACTTCTTCTACTAAACTAGGTTCTTGATGGGATAAATTGGTTTTCTTCTTGCAGATTCTATTTTTCTTGACTGTGCTTGATCGCGTTATTTACCTATGTTCATTTGCCACGGGAAAAGTTCTATTCTATCTTTCCAACCTCTTCCTCTTTACATACTCGGTCACAAACTATGCTTGGTACATGGAGTCTTCACGCCTACATGCCGCAGGATTAGCACTTCGGGCTATCTATCTCACAAAGGCAGTTTCTCTGGCACTACAGGCCATACAAATACGATATGGAATTCCTCATAAAAGCACTTTATATCGGCAGTTCTTGACGAGCAAAGTCTCACAGGTTTATTACTTGGGCTTTCGACTTTACCGTGCCCTGCCTTTCTTATATGAGTTGCGATGTGTACTTGACTGGTCATGCACGACCACATCTCTGACAATGTATGACTGGCTGAAGGTAATTTAATTGTAGTCTTATCTTTCTATACATTGATCTTTCTATATTTAGTTTAACTGCATGagtctttgtttcttactcctgcTACTAGTCTTGCTGTTAATATTGGTCGAAAATTGCATGGTAGCTTTGATGGATGGGACATACGATCACCTGATCTGGTGCTCTATGGTTAAGAGATCTATATGGCTGGATCCCAGTTATAGTGGATAGATGCCAGCTGTTGGATAGACAAGTTCTTCCCATACTCATGCCCTTATATGTGTGTGACAATATCAAGAGTATAACAACCAGTAACCAGAGAGGAAGTGAGAAAGAAGAGACTGCTGAGAATAGTGCAGTCGATACCCCAGCAGTCCCCATTTATAATCTTGGATTACAAGCTGGGTTTCTTTCTTAGATAGTGAAAGTGAATCCTAGACAAGATGCAATATTAGATTCTTAGCTACACtgtgaaataaaaatctaatcTATCTAGGAAACAAACAAAGCTAATCCAATAGGACTAACCAGACATGATAGGGACACTCCCCTTATCATGGTACACATAATTGTACCCCCACGGTATAGAATTGCAACCATTTAACACCCCCCCTCAACTGGAGCATACAAGTCACCCATGCCCAGCTTGGCACAACCTTCTAAAAGTAGGACCATACAAAGGCTTGGTTAACAGATCACCAACATTATCAGCAGAAAACACAAATGGGGTGGCAAACAATTTGTTCATGACTGTATCTCAACAAAATTGCAATCAACTTCAATATGCAAAGTTCTCTCANNNNNNNNNNNNNNNNNNNNNNNNNNNNNNNNNNNNNNNNNNNNNNNNNNNNNNNNNNNNNNNNNNNNNNNNNNNNNNNNNNNNNNNNNNNNNNNNNNNNAAAGCCCCAAGGTCCGACTTCAGAAGCCCCAAAACCTCCTGCCCCAATGAAGGATCCTGCTTCACGGCAAAATTAACGTGAAGCAAAACCGTCCCTTCAACCTGCCTAACTATCGAATTTGTTTTGGACTCCATTATCGTTCCGAAGAAATGTACAATCCCTTCGATCACGTCTCTCTTATTGAACCCCTTCGAAGCCAAGATCAGAAGCTGGTAAACAAGAGACGGCAAATCTTGCAAATCCACTCCCTCCATTCCAGCAAAGACCTTTTGGAGAAACTCTCTGGCTCGAACCTTGTCAATAAATGAAAAATCACGAAGAAGAGAAACTGTCTTGACCAGCAATACCTTCGTCCAGTTCGATGATATGATACGGTCGAGCACCGAATAAACATAATCTCCTGCTCTTTGAACCTCATCTGAAGATCGAATGAGGTCAAGTGATGGAGGGATGAGGTCAAGCGGTTGCGCATCGTCGGGTTCAACGATCAGGGACAAATTGGAGACAAGTAAATCCACGATGCAAGCGAGATCGTTTCTAGGGATTCTGTCAAGATGGAGAGCAAAGAGGTGGATTATCTTCAATGAATTGCTATCATGAGGGATTCTGGCGGAGTAAAAGAGGCGCAAATACGAGTGAAGAATAGAGaataggagagaagagagagaagagttttcaggagttTGTGAGATGAGGTAAACGATGGCGGAAACGTATTCGGTTACAGAAAGGGAAGAAGTAGGAGAGTCGCAGCGAGAGTCGAGGAAAGAGATGATGGTGGGGTGAGAAGCGGGGGACAGTAAGTGCAATGGTAGAGCTGCACCTGTTTGCTGATGTTGTTGAGCCACACGCACGATCTCAGTGTCGGTCATCGGCGGCGGATGGTTGCCGGAATCGCTTGCTCTCCCGGTCATGGTTTTTCGCCGTTTTGGAATTCCTGGTTGCAGAGACTTGAAGCGGAAGTTGGAAGATCGAAAGAGTTTCGCGCAGTGGCGCGCTTTATAAATCTTTCGTCTTTTAATATGAACTGGTTGAAATTGGATTTTCCATTCATTTGCGCGGGAG
This Macadamia integrifolia cultivar HAES 741 chromosome 10, SCU_Mint_v3, whole genome shotgun sequence DNA region includes the following protein-coding sequences:
- the LOC122092335 gene encoding piezo-type mechanosensitive ion channel homolog → MNISAILGSILKLLYSYLFCLFSEKRIATYLSAIGLKFLSTYRSCGTYIAFLTILITVYLVTPNYISFGYLFFLLFWIIGRQLVEKMRKRLWFPLKVYAIVVFIFIYSLSIFSSFETWLSRIINLYPNLGYNPQASLLENGWESLAVLIVMQLYSYERRQSRHNGLGDPHQLEHGSCSFLRRLSIWHGDKILYLSLFYASLSPISAFGFLYLLGLVTCSTLPKVSRVPSKLFLIYTGILVLTEYLFQMWGKLAEMCPGQRHSTLSLFLGFQLLKPGFWGLESGLRGKVLVIVACTLQYNVFRWLERMPSTLVNIGKWEEPCPLFISNEDKPPDISVYTEESSPSKSSPKRRAVTSNSWPSLSSGMFQGHPPVSSETEPQGSGTRKYSFEYIWGSSRESNKWNKKRILALRKERFDMQKDTLKIYLKFWIENLFNLFGLEINMIALLLVSFAVLNAISILYIVSLAACILLDRRVIRKFWSIFVFSFATVLTLEYLVIWKNLVPWNHDVPSETNMHCHDCWLCWRSSKLYFNYCKNCWLGFIVDDHRMLISYYVVFMLACFKLRSDKLYGFSGSRTYHQMISQHKNASVWRDLSFETKSLWTLLDYLRLYCYCHLLDLVLALILITGTLEYDILHLGYLGFALVFFRLRLEILKKKNKIFKFLRMYNFALIVLSLAYQSPFLGDFSAGKCETIDYVYEVIGFHKYDYGFRITSRSALVEIVIFMLVSLQSYMFASQEFDYVSRYLEAEQIGALVREQEKKAAWKTAQLQHIRKCEEQKHQRNLQVEKMKSEMLNLQIQLHSLNSTGNYDNAGPGNEGLRRRRTSSLSSNRGTATPENEEGFIRRQDLNNSTDSLFHFEMHDSPRSIKTESSRAAESAQNSMDEITELEEKGANSAFLDLGRREKGKGQAKGNPLKSAVQLIGNGVSRVQSFGNQAVTNLVSFLNIAQEDSDSNDYYSSAEDGLYDEIESQNIRLQSQNIRVERLDRTMSLQSGSEKTISEAASPQIGRIFRYIWSQIRSNNDFVCYCCFFLGFLWNFSLLSMVYLAALFLYALCVNTGPSYIFWIIMLIYTEVYILLQYLYQIIIQHCGLTIEWSLLQKLGFPCHKITSSFVVGTWPLFLVYLLTLLQSSITAKDGEWMSVTELKSFKRRVLYQEEVLVSSGWSGRVQRLLLPVKNVTRMIIRILCRYWKSLTQGAESPPYFVQLSMEVKSWPDDGIQPQRVESAVTKLLKNVHDERCKEKNPNSLHSASRVRVQSIERSQEDPNVALAVFEVVYASPLTDCPPKEWYKSLTPAADVAKEILTAQHLGLVEEIGFPYPILSVIGSGKREIDLYAYIFGADLTVFFLVAIFYQSVIKHNSQFLEVYQLEDQFPKEFVFILMILFFLTVLDRVIYLCSFATGKVLFYLSNLFLFTYSVTNYAWYMESSRLHAAGLALRAIYLTKAVSLALQAIQIRYGIPHKSTLYRQFLTSKVSQVYYLGFRLYRALPFLYELRCVLDWSCTTTSLTMYDWLKVI